The Cloacibacillus sp. genome window below encodes:
- a CDS encoding MBL fold metallo-hydrolase, with protein sequence MLELTILVENSTKIDLYLAGEPGLSVWLECCGRKILFDTGYSGLFLQNAAQLGVDVSQMDMLVYSHGHNDHTWGTHALVEYLDKKNAARAPALLAHPRVFENKRAQGHLIGAVMREEALSAFFDVVLSADPLEIESELWWLGEIPASVTPRRASGTICGASDVTPDLCVDDSALAYRGRDGLVIITGCSHSGICNIVAHAKSVTGETRVADIIGGFHLLDASAEELQEVTAYLSAAGVSTMHPCHCTDFKAKMALAAAFDVREAYTGLRFKYK encoded by the coding sequence ATGCTTGAGCTTACGATACTTGTCGAAAACAGCACAAAAATAGACCTCTACCTTGCGGGGGAGCCGGGGCTTTCCGTCTGGCTTGAGTGCTGCGGGAGAAAGATACTTTTTGATACGGGATATTCGGGGCTTTTCCTGCAAAACGCGGCTCAGCTTGGCGTGGATGTCTCCCAGATGGATATGCTCGTCTATTCGCACGGGCACAACGACCACACATGGGGCACGCACGCCCTCGTCGAATATTTAGACAAGAAAAACGCAGCACGCGCCCCCGCGCTGCTTGCGCATCCGCGAGTTTTTGAAAACAAGCGCGCTCAGGGCCATCTTATCGGCGCTGTGATGCGCGAAGAGGCGCTTTCAGCCTTTTTTGACGTCGTTCTCAGCGCCGATCCGCTTGAAATAGAGTCGGAGCTGTGGTGGCTGGGCGAGATACCGGCCTCGGTAACGCCGCGCCGCGCATCGGGCACGATTTGCGGCGCTTCGGATGTGACGCCCGATCTCTGCGTGGATGATTCGGCGCTTGCCTATCGCGGACGCGACGGCCTCGTCATAATCACCGGCTGTTCGCATTCCGGAATTTGCAATATTGTGGCGCACGCAAAGAGCGTGACTGGCGAGACGCGAGTGGCGGATATAATAGGCGGCTTTCACCTGCTTGACGCTTCGGCGGAGGAGCTGCAAGAGGTGACGGCGTATCTGTCGGCGGCTGGCGTTTCTACGATGCACCCGTGCCACTGTACGGACTTCAAGGCTAAAATGGCGCTTGCCGCGGCTTTTGACGTGCGTGAAGCCTATACGGGGCTGCGCTTTAAATATAAATAG